The following coding sequences are from one Halorubrum sp. BOL3-1 window:
- a CDS encoding metalloprotease, with protein sequence MSVDVAFSGRRIAGLYFSGTEIRDLLVAWLALGVAFMLFFVGGSGGIGRIVDAGVIAPLFVALATAGVAFLLHEVAHKVVAVRYDQVAEFRADNSMLFLAVMSSLLGFIFAAPGAVHHRGRLTPREHGHIALAGPAVNLGLMVAFVPLFVLGGLVGSDLVTILGSRGIAINAFLAAFNLVPYGPLDGKTVMGWSKPVWAAVFVPSVLLAVGLVFVAGLGFGGPF encoded by the coding sequence GTGAGCGTCGACGTCGCGTTCAGCGGTCGCCGGATCGCGGGTCTCTACTTCAGCGGCACCGAAATAAGGGACCTCCTCGTCGCGTGGCTCGCGCTCGGCGTGGCGTTCATGCTGTTCTTCGTCGGCGGGTCGGGCGGAATCGGTCGGATCGTCGACGCGGGGGTGATCGCACCGCTGTTCGTCGCGCTCGCGACCGCCGGAGTCGCCTTCCTCCTCCACGAGGTGGCCCACAAGGTCGTCGCGGTCCGCTACGACCAAGTCGCGGAGTTCCGCGCGGACAACTCCATGCTGTTCCTCGCGGTGATGAGCTCGCTTCTGGGCTTCATCTTCGCCGCGCCGGGCGCCGTCCACCACCGCGGCCGGCTGACCCCCCGCGAACACGGCCACATCGCGCTGGCCGGCCCGGCCGTGAACCTCGGACTGATGGTCGCGTTCGTCCCGCTGTTCGTCCTCGGCGGACTCGTCGGGAGCGACCTCGTCACGATCCTCGGCTCGCGCGGCATCGCGATCAACGCGTTCCTCGCCGCGTTCAACCTGGTCCCGTACGGTCCCCTCGACGGCAAGACCGTGATGGGCTGGAGCAAGCCGGTGTGGGCGGCCGTCTTCGTCCCCTCCGTGCTGCTCGCCGTCGGACTGGTATTCGTCGCCGGACTCGGCTTCGGCGGGCCGTTCTGA
- the purM gene encoding phosphoribosylformylglycinamidine cyclo-ligase: MSDGDGSDGGESGDGDELTYADAGVDIDASEAATAALIGAVGGGVGEEAGEGSDSDYAGLLDIGDRYLALATDGVGTKLLVAEALNDYSTVGIDCIAMNVNDLVAAGVRPVAFVDYLAVDEPDERFARQVGEGLSRGAELAEMALVGGETAVMPDVIRGLDLAGACVGLAPKDALFDGRAEPGDALVGWRSSGIHSNGLTLARKAVTRDHAYTDSCPFDGYETLGAALLEPTAIYAALLDPMREHGVRGAAHVTGGGWTNLTRLGGHRYAVDDEFDPQPVFEFVQSEGNVTDEEMYRTFNMGTGFVAALDPEAAEELAAATDGRVIGRVEAAEGGTSSEGSSVAIRGLEL; the protein is encoded by the coding sequence ATGTCCGATGGCGACGGGAGCGACGGCGGGGAATCTGGCGATGGCGACGAACTCACCTACGCGGACGCGGGCGTCGACATCGACGCGAGCGAGGCCGCGACCGCGGCGCTGATCGGGGCGGTCGGCGGCGGCGTCGGTGAAGAGGCCGGGGAGGGAAGCGACAGCGACTACGCCGGATTACTCGACATCGGAGACCGCTACCTCGCGCTCGCGACCGACGGGGTCGGGACGAAGCTGCTCGTCGCGGAGGCGCTCAACGACTACTCGACGGTCGGGATCGACTGCATCGCGATGAACGTCAACGACCTCGTCGCGGCCGGCGTCCGCCCCGTCGCGTTCGTCGACTACCTCGCGGTCGACGAGCCGGACGAGCGGTTCGCCCGGCAGGTCGGTGAGGGCCTCTCCCGGGGCGCCGAGCTCGCGGAGATGGCGCTCGTCGGCGGCGAGACCGCGGTGATGCCCGACGTGATACGGGGACTCGACTTGGCGGGCGCCTGCGTCGGGCTCGCCCCGAAGGATGCCCTCTTCGACGGCCGGGCCGAGCCGGGCGACGCCCTCGTCGGCTGGCGCTCGTCGGGGATCCACTCGAACGGACTCACGCTGGCTCGGAAGGCCGTCACGCGAGACCACGCGTACACCGACTCCTGTCCGTTCGACGGCTACGAGACGCTCGGTGCGGCGTTACTCGAACCGACCGCGATATACGCGGCCCTGCTCGACCCGATGCGCGAACACGGCGTCCGCGGCGCGGCCCACGTCACCGGCGGCGGCTGGACGAACCTGACGCGGCTTGGCGGGCACCGATACGCCGTCGACGACGAGTTCGACCCCCAGCCCGTCTTCGAGTTCGTCCAGTCGGAGGGAAACGTCACCGACGAGGAGATGTACCGAACGTTCAATATGGGGACCGGGTTCGTGGCCGCGCTGGACCCCGAGGCGGCCGAGGAGTTGGCGGCGGCGACCGACGGGCGCGTGATCGGGCGCGTCGAGGCCGCCGAGGGAGGGACCAGCAGCGAGGGATCGAGCGTGGCGATTCGCGGACTGGAACTCTGA
- a CDS encoding CBS domain-containing protein — protein MELPTPQDLRERRTALDLTQSELADAADVSQPLIARIEGGDVDPRLSTLRRIVNALQEAEGEVVRATDLMNETVISVAPDDAVSESVELMEAEAYSQLPVLQNGVPVGSISQSDVVHAGENVGDHPVSEVMSESFPTVAPSATVDEVRNLLDHYKAVMVTDGGETVGIITEADIAGQLS, from the coding sequence ATGGAACTGCCGACGCCACAGGACCTCCGCGAGCGCCGGACGGCGCTGGACCTGACCCAGAGCGAACTTGCCGACGCCGCCGACGTCTCCCAGCCGCTCATCGCGCGGATCGAGGGCGGCGACGTCGACCCGCGGCTCTCGACGCTCCGCCGCATCGTCAACGCCCTCCAAGAGGCGGAAGGCGAGGTCGTGCGCGCGACCGACCTGATGAACGAGACCGTGATCAGCGTCGCGCCCGACGACGCCGTGAGTGAGTCCGTCGAGCTGATGGAGGCGGAGGCGTACTCGCAGCTCCCCGTGCTCCAGAACGGCGTTCCGGTCGGCTCGATCAGTCAGAGCGACGTCGTCCACGCCGGGGAGAACGTCGGTGACCACCCCGTTAGCGAGGTGATGAGCGAGTCGTTCCCGACCGTGGCACCGTCCGCGACCGTCGACGAGGTCCGGAATCTGCTGGACCATTATAAGGCCGTGATGGTCACCGACGGCGGCGAGACGGTCGGGATCATCACCGAGGCCGACATCGCCGGGCAGCTGTCGTAG